A window of Candidatus Bathyarchaeota archaeon contains these coding sequences:
- a CDS encoding transcription factor S, whose amino-acid sequence MESEKIFKSLLRRERNGYGEETLEFCVKCGKRLVAEKKGKKDAVWVCPKCGFKKSVDASEKIVVPLTIKEPKPFQESIAVIGKEAQKLRTLPTMRIECPKCGNNLALVWQVQTRGSDESSTQFFRCTKCNFTFREYA is encoded by the coding sequence TTGGAATCGGAAAAGATTTTTAAGAGTCTATTGCGAAGGGAAAGGAACGGATATGGTGAAGAAACCTTGGAGTTTTGTGTGAAGTGTGGAAAGAGGCTTGTAGCTGAGAAGAAGGGAAAAAAAGATGCGGTTTGGGTTTGTCCAAAATGTGGCTTTAAGAAAAGTGTTGATGCTAGTGAGAAGATTGTTGTTCCCTTGACTATAAAGGAGCCAAAGCCTTTTCAGGAGTCTATCGCGGTGATTGGCAAAGAGGCGCAGAAGTTGCGAACTCTGCCTACTATGAGAATTGAGTGCCCGAAATGTGGAAACAATTTGGCACTTGTTTGGCAGGTGCAGACGCGGGGCAGTGATGAGTCGTCGACGCAGTTTTTTAGATGTACAAAGTGCAATTTCACGTTTAGAGAGTATGCGTAG
- a CDS encoding DUF99 family protein translates to MRNGKFRCIKPEIRSVGVDDGAFIPHTRGKCDVIGVVFRGGYWLDGVMRTRVEVDGMDATEKIAEMITSSPHYGQLRVIMLDGVTFAGFNVVDTMRLFGMTHLPVIAVTRKKPDFDDIRRALENLPFSEERWKAIKNADRIIKVFTRREEEAIFMQVAGIEVDVARRIVKSTATRSNVPEALRVAHLIASGLTGPL, encoded by the coding sequence GAAATGGAAAATTCCGTTGTATAAAACCGGAGATTAGAAGCGTTGGTGTTGACGATGGGGCATTTATTCCTCATACACGGGGGAAGTGTGACGTTATTGGGGTTGTTTTTAGGGGCGGATATTGGCTTGATGGAGTTATGCGGACGCGGGTTGAGGTTGATGGCATGGACGCTACTGAGAAGATTGCAGAGATGATAACAAGCTCGCCTCATTATGGTCAGTTGAGAGTGATTATGCTGGATGGGGTAACTTTTGCAGGTTTTAATGTTGTTGATACTATGAGGCTTTTTGGAATGACCCATTTACCTGTTATCGCGGTTACGCGGAAGAAACCAGATTTTGATGATATTCGGAGAGCACTTGAGAATTTGCCATTTTCGGAGGAAAGGTGGAAAGCGATTAAGAATGCAGATAGAATTATCAAGGTTTTTACACGGCGGGAAGAAGAAGCAATTTTTATGCAAGTAGCTGGAATCGAAGTGGATGTTGCGAGGAGAATTGTGAAGAGCACTGCTACTCGGAGCAATGTTCCTGAAGCGTTGCGGGTGGCGCATTTGATTGCTTCAGGGTTGACGGGCCCTTTGTAG